One Mus musculus strain C57BL/6J chromosome X, GRCm38.p6 C57BL/6J DNA window includes the following coding sequences:
- the Cldn34c1 gene encoding claudin 34C1 isoform 3 (isoform 3 is encoded by transcript variant 3): MVLLNKSANHQIRGFTLATIACIMCNTSMALPEWRICYLNNSMLSYPSLAFVNIWEAYICHHNHNSSHLRDCHYYTCHNNLVPLDIRVSQILLQVANVVGLVGTVCSVFALQQLYTEELHKNNDYNPFVLSAVLNAIASTFIFLAVMCNHLSVPSKEEVSFLQSFQMPIFSNAQRAGRAMGLAYISAILFLLSAIIFISYCPSMEIKMFPRV; the protein is encoded by the coding sequence ATGGTCCTGCTAAACAAGTCTGCCAATCACCAAATAAGAGGTTTCACTTTAGCTACAATAGCATGCATAATGTGCAATACCTCTATGGCCCTTCCAGAATGGCGAATTTGCTACTTGAACAACTCCATGCTTTCCTACCCAAGTCTGGCTTTTGTGAATATTTGGGAGGCCTACATCTGCCACCACAACCACAACTCAAGCCACCTGAGAGATTGCCATTACTACACCTGCCATAACAACCTTGTTCCTTTGGATATCCGGGTATCTCAAATTCTGCTCCAGGTTGCAAATGTTGTTGGTCTGGTTGGGACAGTTTGTTCTGTCTTTGCTCTACAGCAGTTATACACAGAGGAACTGCATAAGAATAATGACTACAATCCATTTGTTCTTTCAGCTGTCCTCAATGCTATTGCTAGCACCTTTATTTTTCTTGCTGTTATGTGTAATCACCTCTCCGTGCCCAGCAAGGAAGAGGTATCTTTCCTGCAATCTTTCCAAATGCCAATTTTTTCCAATGCTCAAAGAGCAGGCAGAGCCATGGGATTGGCATACATATCtgccatattgtttttattaagtgctataatttttatttcttactgtCCTTCAATGGAAATCAAAATGTTTCCCCGTGTCTGA
- the Cldn34c1 gene encoding claudin 34C1 isoform 1 (isoform 1 is encoded by transcript variant 1): MFISKRAARNRTLAGFHIFDASMVLLNKSANHQIRGFTLATIACIMCNTSMALPEWRICYLNNSMLSYPSLAFVNIWEAYICHHNHNSSHLRDCHYYTCHNNLVPLDIRVSQILLQVANVVGLVGTVCSVFALQQLYTEELHKNNDYNPFVLSAVLNAIASTFIFLAVMCNHLSVPSKEEVSFLQSFQMPIFSNAQRAGRAMGLAYISAILFLLSAIIFISYCPSMEIKMFPRV, translated from the coding sequence tttccacatatttgATGCCAGCATGGTCCTGCTAAACAAGTCTGCCAATCACCAAATAAGAGGTTTCACTTTAGCTACAATAGCATGCATAATGTGCAATACCTCTATGGCCCTTCCAGAATGGCGAATTTGCTACTTGAACAACTCCATGCTTTCCTACCCAAGTCTGGCTTTTGTGAATATTTGGGAGGCCTACATCTGCCACCACAACCACAACTCAAGCCACCTGAGAGATTGCCATTACTACACCTGCCATAACAACCTTGTTCCTTTGGATATCCGGGTATCTCAAATTCTGCTCCAGGTTGCAAATGTTGTTGGTCTGGTTGGGACAGTTTGTTCTGTCTTTGCTCTACAGCAGTTATACACAGAGGAACTGCATAAGAATAATGACTACAATCCATTTGTTCTTTCAGCTGTCCTCAATGCTATTGCTAGCACCTTTATTTTTCTTGCTGTTATGTGTAATCACCTCTCCGTGCCCAGCAAGGAAGAGGTATCTTTCCTGCAATCTTTCCAAATGCCAATTTTTTCCAATGCTCAAAGAGCAGGCAGAGCCATGGGATTGGCATACATATCtgccatattgtttttattaagtgctataatttttatttcttactgtCCTTCAATGGAAATCAAAATGTTTCCCCGTGTCTGA